One Malania oleifera isolate guangnan ecotype guangnan chromosome 10, ASM2987363v1, whole genome shotgun sequence genomic region harbors:
- the LOC131166898 gene encoding calcium-binding protein KIC-like, which produces MENGGSSSTTDAAKTVEETREYYEDLLPVMADKLNVEGFVSELCGGFRLLADGERGLITPESLRRNAGVLGMEGMSREESEEMVREGDLDGDGALDETEFCILMVRLSPEMMQDAEAWLQKALSS; this is translated from the coding sequence ATGGAAAATGGTGGGAGTAGCAGTACCACGGATGCTGCGAAAACAGTTGAGGAGACGAGAGAGTACTATGAGGATTTGCTGCCGGTGATGGCGGATAAGCTGAACGTGGAGGGGTTTGTGTCGGAGCTGTGCGGGGGGTTCCGGCTGCTGGCGGACGGGGAGAGGGGGCTGATAACACCGGAGAGTCTGAGGAGGAATGCAGGGGTATTGGGGATGGAGGGAATGAGCAGAGAGGAATCGGAGGAGATGGTGAGAGAAGGGGATCTGGATGGAGACGGGGCGCTGGATGAGACTGAGTTTTGCATACTCATGGTCAGGCTCAGCCCCGAAATGATGCAGGACGCCGAGGCGTGGCTTCAGAAAGCTCTTTCATCCTAG
- the LOC131166899 gene encoding serine/arginine-rich splicing factor RS31: protein MRPIFCGNFEYETRQSDLERLFSKYGRVERVDMKSGFAFVYFEDERDAEDAIRGLDNMPFGYDRRRLSVEWARGERNRHRDGSRSVANQRPTKTLFVINFDPIRTRVRDIERHFEPYGKVLHVRIRRNFAFVQFETQEDATKALECTHMSKILDRVVSVEYALRDDGERDDRNDSPRRGGYGRRGDSPYRRSPSPGYRRGRPSPDYGRARSPVYDKYNGPAYDRHRSPEYGRYRSRSPIRRSRT from the exons ATGAGGCCCATTTTTTGTGGGAACTTCGAGTACGAGACTCGCCAATCTGATCTGGAACGTTTGTTCTCCAAATACGGAAGGGTGGAGCGTGTTGACATGAAATCTG GGTTTGCTTTTGTTTATTTTGAGGATGAACGTGATGCTGAAGATGCCATTCGTGGTCTTGACAATATGCCATTCGGTTATGACAGGCGCCGATTGTCAGTAGAGTGGGCTAGG GGTGAGCGAAACCGTCATCGCGATGGGTCTAGGTCAGTGGCAAATCAAAGACCTACCAAGACATTGTTTGTAATAAATTTTGATCCTATTCGCACAAGGGTTCGTGACATAGAAAGGCACTTTGAACCTTATGGTAAAGTTCTTCATGTCCGAATTCGAAGAAACTTCGCTTTTGTGCAGTTTGAAACACAGGAAGATGCTACCAAAGCTCTTGAATGTACACACATGAG CAAAATATTAGATAGGGTGGTATCCGTGGAGTATGCTCTGAGGGATGATGGAGAGAGGGATGACAGGAATGATAGCCCTAGAAGAGGAGGTTATGGTAGACGTGGGGACAGCCCTTATAGACGCTCACCAAGTCCAGGGTATCGAAGGGGTCGACCAAGCCCTGATTATGGCCGAGCCCGCAGCCCAGTCTATGATAAGTACAATGGTCCAGCCTATGACAGGCACAGGAGTCCTGAATATGGTAGATACCGCAG CCGATCGCCCATTCGGAGGTCAAGAACGTGA